The following is a genomic window from Solanum lycopersicum chromosome 6, SLM_r2.1.
taagtctagcatatgtttaaaagtaattgaatataagatgtatgtgatgaaagGATGTAAAACCTAGAAgaggttaagtaagagtgtgaaacacactaagtggccaagtgcattggcatctgatgaaatgaacaataatGTAAAGGGATGAGTAAGTATGAAGAGCAAATTTTATAAAGCTAATGAATGTTGTGACAACacgataagaggctaatgtgaaagaggATAGCAAcatcaaatgagcctaagtaaatgttaccaaagtGTACTCACGTACGAGAGTGTAaaattaatgaagagaccagtctctatgaacattctaatgaatgtattaaagttaatgcatacttaatactaatgatgatatatgaaatcatctaatgatctATGACGTCCTCATGCTAGACGCCagcttccataatgtatgagtttaatgtaatggaactttatactgagattcgataggctagctatgagtggtgatgccttctttagtgaagggcggaggttcacataactctcatgagatgaggttGTCTTATATGCCGTGTATGGGTAtcattatatctcctagtcttcgaacctatactgccaatatggggatctagcggggttaaattcccatgtacgctagcatgttttggatAACTTTgtccggtgattccacctcttttcagtgtggagGGGAAAATGGaattcatgatgctcacatgatctatgtcggttaaagttaaagttcatgaaaaatgaataaCTAAGACTCtaatgatgcacataattaaatgaacGATACAAAGGTGTAAGGATAGGATAATGAAGAGGTgagatagacttaagtaatgacgctaggttattcttggtcattgcacaacaaactcGATGATAGTATTAAACTATATCCTATGTATGACTTGTGATTACAttagtatatgaatgaatgaaaaatgaaatagatataaatgaatgaagcagactttgtgtttgctaaaaaaggctccctagttgaggtcccattaGTTAAGCActattttgggaagtcctaaggtcaagtccatgattccaaggtctcatgtcatatgaacgaatgatatgaactatgtgatatgatatgctaaatattttatgtgttgtttaataaatgataaatttgatGATGCTTGTTACACTCATGGCATGATTTTCCTAATCTAAATTTGGCAGGTCTATTTACATTCCTATCAtaattttgcaagtccactgacaTGACTTTCCATAACTCATGTTTTTAGGGAAAGAGGTATTTTTACTCaagcatgtccttggtgtgtgcttgcatatgcCCATATTTTTAGGAGCAGGCACAGGTGGATATTAGATCGTACTGTAAAACGTTAGTGTTATTCGTACGTGGATCTTTCATCCATACTTGGTAGGCCCTTATGGTTTAGAGGCTGTCTACTATTTTTATCTAGTTTAGATGTAGAccttagctagtggagcatgttccactagtgtttcatttcccactttgtattggtgccattttggcaaatacacatttaatgcagctatgaactatttttttaatttgatgatcttaatgttagatggttgattgtgaacatttatgagtttaagtagaacATCTTATACGAatgttaattaataaatatttcaaattttctgcaaaaattaacctagatgaagtgaAGATGGCGTATGTATGTTTGTTTGCAACCTCTACGTGGTCAACAACGCCGGTcttgtctggggtctagattctagTCGTGAGAAAGTTTGTATTAGATCCCTAGGTTAAATTccaaggataataagttcacatctaccacattgagtagtttctaagtcatggtagtgaattGCAACACTGTCTGGAATTAGAGATTGCATGATGCATAGGAAAATATCCCTTCTTATGATCTTATCGTGACTTTGCTAATGTTTGATTTCTTAGTGTTTGAGCTTGTGTAACATAAAATCTTAttgttttcaaaaaatgaatacTAAGAGAAACATTGCTCAGAGGAAAGAAGCAGCTGTTGGGGACAATCAGGTTtcaccccaggctccagctgaaaGAGTGTCCATGCCAgttaacccagctgggttgactAATGCTGAGGTGCGGACCACTCTAGGTTAGATGGCTTAAGTCGTCACTATGTAGGACCAGTCCAATAGACAAAATGTGTAGAAGGAGGACCCACCGGTATGTAGCATGGCTGACAGGCTGcaagacttcacgaggatgaatcctcctatatttaCAGAGTCAAAAATTTCAGAGGATCCCCAAATTTTTGTGGACCAGGTCCACAATATTTTCATATCCATGGGGGCCACAGATATTGAGAAGGTTGAGCTAGCTTTCTATTAGCTCAAGGATGTTTCGCtaacttggtgcaagatgtggaaAGATTGTCGGGCATTGGGCGGAGTTACGGTCACGTGCGAGCTAGTTAAGAAAGATTTTCTGGAGATATTTTTCCTAGGGTGATGAGGGAAGATGAGGTTGAAGAATTTATCAACCTGAACCAACGAGATATGAaagtcagggagtattccctaaTGTTCGTTAAGCTGTCCTGTGATGCCACTTCCCTAGTGTCAATAAGCAAGTATGAGATTAGCAGGTTCCTCATAGGGATCACCGGAGATCTGGAAGAGGAGTATCGGTCTGAAATTCTccatgataacatggacctctccAGGCTGATGCTTCATGTCAAACAGGTAGAGTACAACTGTAAGAGGAGGGGCGTTCATGATGTGAGGATGCCGAAGCCTTCTGATAAAGCAGGTCCTACCAATGGAGGAAACATGATAAACATCAGTGGTCGTGAATAGCCCAAGTTCAATAAGGGGCAATAGAGTTCTGCAAACTATAACTTCCAGAGGAGTGCAACACCCAGAAGAGGCAGACCCGAGCCCAAGAAGGGTAATGGATGTTATGTGGAGCGTCCAAGTAAGGATTGTGCTATGTGTGGTAGTGCTCACAACGGAGAGTGcagacagggcactaatgcctgtTACAGATGCGGTAAGAGTTGACACATGGTAGGGGACTGCCCAAATAATAGGGGTCTGTctggaggtaatgctcagcctatGCCAAAACAGAGGGTACAACAGCAACTGAGCCTACTATGAGGAACAGGTTCTACGCTCCAAAGGGTAGGGAGGAGAAGGACAAGTCCGCTGATGTTGTCATAGGTAAGATGCAAGTATTCTAAACTTATGTTTATCCTTTAGTTGATCTAGGGTCTACTCTTTCGTTTGTAACTCCTTTGCTTGCTctcacttttgaaatatttccttAAGTTCTGCATGATACTATACTGGTTAGTACACCTTTAGGGAAAAATGTAAGGACTGATAGGAAATACACAGGTTACCCAATAGTTGTATGTGGTACGACAATATGTGTAGACTTGGTTGAATTACCTACGCATGATTTTGATGATATTCCTGGCATGGACTGTCTTTATAGTTGTCTTTCTTGTATGGACTATGGTAGTAGGGTTGTGAGGTTTCGTTTCCCTAATGAAAAAGAGCTGGTTTGGGAGGGGTACCTAGTCATCCTAATCACTTGATTTCGAACCGTGAGgcaaataaaatgatgtccaaggggttattTTTCCAAGGGGTTATTTTTTCATCTTGTGAGAGTTAATGATTTACATCAGGACATTCTATCTGTAGACTCTGTTCATGTTGTGAATGAGTTTCAAGATGTATTTACTGATGATTTGCCTGGATTTCCTCCCTCTAAAGAGATTGACTTTAGTATCGATTTAGAACCAGGTACTAAACCTATTTCAATTCCTATTACAGAATGGCTCGGCTTAaatcaaagagttgaagctgcagATTAAAGATCTAattgataagggtttcattcatcCAAGCATAGCCCCTTGGGgagctccagtgttgtttgtgaaaaagaaagatggaaaccttagaatgtgtatcgattattgGCAGCTCAAAAAGGTAAATTTccagaataagtatccactcctcattatagataatttttttgaccaactccaaaggtctagtttcttctctaagattcATCTTCGATCAGGGTATCATTAGCTTAGAGTTAGGGCTGAAGGTATCCAAAGACATcctttcgtacccgttatggtcactATAAGTTCCTAATGATGTCATTTGGTTCACTAATGCAGTTGCTacatttatggacctcatgaataGAGTTTTGCATGAAAACCTTAAATCCTTCTTCATAGTATTAATTAATGACATtttcatctactctaagaccaaggaagagcatgaacaacactTGAgtctaaccttgcaggtacttagacaacatcatcTATATGCTAAATTTAGAAAATGTAAATTCTGGCTCAGATAAGTGACCTTCCTAAATCTTGAGGTATCCGATAAAAGTGTAGAGCTAGATCCTAGAAAGACTGAGGTTGTTAAGAATTGGacaaaacctcttactcccaccGATATTTGTAGCTTcttgggattggctggttactatCGCAGGTTCATGGAGGGGTTTTCTTCCATTGCCTCCCCACTCATAAACTTGACGAAGCAGAAAGTCACGTTTTATTGGTGGAGACTTGTGAAAAGTGTCTAAGATATCAAGgatagactcacttcagccctgGTGCTTACCttgcctaagtgtggtgagaattacactgtatattttgatgcatctagggttggtttgggttgtgttcttaagtagggtggtaaggtgatagcctatgatCCGAGACAACACAAGGTGCATGTGAAgaactatcaaactcatgacttagagttggtaGCGGTGGTGTTTGTACTGAAGATGTGGAGGCACTACCTGTATGGATTACATGTGGATATGTTTAGACACCACAAGACTCTCAAGTACGTGTTTACATAGAGGAAGTTAAATCTACATCATTGGAGATGGTTGGCgctgttgaaggactatgacatgaatgtccactaccatcAAGGTAAGGCAAACTTtgtagctgatgctttgagtaggatgagcatgggaagtacaaCCCATGTTGAGaatgagaagaaggagttggtgaaaGATATACACAGACTGGCAAGACGGGGTGTGCCGTTAGTTtactctactagtgggggtgtttcagttcatcctagttcttaATCATCCTTATTAATTAAGTCAAGGAGGGTCAACATCTTGATCCTTTGTTGATGGAGCTAAAGGATACAATGTTGGATAAGATtaatgagtcttttgctttgggagataatgtcatacttaggtACTAGGATAGGATGTGTGTACgaaatgtggatgatttgcggacTAGGATCAttacagaggcccatggttctaGATATTCCATATATCCAAGTTCCACATAGATGTATCATTATATTAAGAAGATTTATTGGTGatatggcatgaagaaggacattgcagaaTATGTGGCCAAGTGTCCTAACTGTAAACATGCTAAGGCAGATCATCATAAGGCTGGCGGTCTGAATCAAATTATGGAGATTGTGACTTTGAAGTGGGaagccattaatatggacttcgtggttggtcttccgaagattACGTagcaacatgactccatatgggttattatggacagaatgactaagtctgcccactttatccttgtgaagtctacttacagtgTTGAGGACTAAGAAAGAGTCTACATTGATAAGATCGTGATATGGCATGGGATTCTTTTGTCTATCATTTTATAAGTGGAGCTCAGTTCACTTCACATTTATAGAGATCATGCTAGATGATATTAGGCACGCAGGTAAAGCTTAGTACTTCcttcatcctcagactgatgtACAGGCTGAGAGCACCATTCATACAgtggaggacatgttgagggcgtgtgtgattgacttcaaaggtagttgggatgaccacttgccattgatagagttctcgtataataacaTCTATCACTCTAGCATTGGGATTGCACcgtttgaggcactatatggttGGAAGTGTGGTCTCTATTTGGGTGTTTCAAGGTTGAAGAGTCATCCATCttgggtccagagatcattcatgaggccttggaTAAGGTAAGAGTGATTAGAGACAGGTCGGATACTGCTTACAGTCGGAAAAAGTCATTTGCAGATAATGGGAAGCGGAATTTAGAGTTTGATATTGATGACCAGGTCTATTTGAATACATCACCTCTGAAAGGCATGATGAGGTTTGGATGGAAAGGGAAGTTGATTCCGAGGTTTGTTGGGCGATATGAGGTCTTAAAGCGTGTGGgaaggtggcttatgagttggcATTTCCACGGAGCTAGCTTCTtttcatccagtctttcatgtgtCCATGTTGAAAAAGTTCCTGTGTGATCTAGCATTGGTTCTAACTATTGAAGGTTTGGGGTTTGATGAAGACTTGTTCTATGAGGAGATGTGTGTTGAGATTCTAGACATACAGGTGAGATGGCTGAGAAACAATGAGGTTCCCACactgaaggtattgtggaggaaccatcttgttAAGTGTGTTATGTGGGAGGCTGAGGTCGAAATAATATCCCGCTATCCCTATTTGTTCAGatcttgaggttagactccctACTCTAaagtctaagtttccttatctctccatttTTATTGTgattgcttgattgtgtgtaGTAACTATGTCATGATATGTTTGGCATTAcgtaaaatatttaatagtgtcattcggggaagaatgttcctaagggggggggggctaatgtaacaacccaaaaaatgtataagataaataatgcttaatgtgtctagaatgcctacaaATAGATCGGGTTTAGATGGATTGATTCGTGTAGAAACCAGCCTCTGAACCCTTGAAATAGCCAAGCCTATTAACATGGGGAGTTAGTTTCTTGATCTAGGAAAGTTAAaatccagccatgtagggctcccgaatatgaagatttggCCGGATGAGTCATTACAGGatataaaaaggggaaatcatAAGTTCAGAAGGTCTTGAGGTAAAATGgcctttttccaggctaagggtagtatcagaATTACTCTAAAATgtaactaaatatttaattaatatggtggaggggAATTTTTGGTAAAGAGGGCTGAAATTGCCCATTAAGCAAAATGTTGCTCCACCTGGCTTCGAACCTAGGTGTGAGCAatgatttcatttgttttaattaatttggtagattgatataaaaaataataactaattgttgatttaataaaatatgaaaatcagatttttatttattgattattaattagaaattaattCGACTAATTCATGCAAACAAGCCCTAGTTCTAAGGGGACACTGCCTACACTTCTCTCTTTCACGCTTATCCATCTACCTCTCACATCTATTTTCACGTTTTCTCTGTTAacaaagaagcaaaaaaaatcagaaataaaaacaaagttttTCACACTTTATGAACgtttaaaaatacaaatgataAAAACAATCCATCAAAGTAAAGCTAAACGTGACATTCTCGACGTGTAAGTTTGACTTTTCTGTGTTGGACGTTGGGTTGGTGGTGATTTTGGGCAGAAACTTTAAGTGTTGAACAACACCAAGGacaggtatgggttttctctgTTGGAATCGTTCCTCCAAGAGAAATTCCTTTTTACAAAATACAACgtatgaaactagggttgtcccCTTTATTGTCAAATTCCTTGTCCCTAGTCTCCTTccgatttcaatctaaattaggctataaatcatgttgtttgtatgGTTGCTGGTAGCtaagtttgaaatattatgttctttgtgattttgtgtttggAATAACAAGCATGTTCAATCATGTCAACCGAAGATGATATGGTGCAATGTGTAAAAAGTTTGTTGTAGTTCTCTATTTTGAAGCTTTAAAATGGATAGTTTAATTATTGGAATTAAGGTACACAAGATGTGTGATTTGTGATGATTAAATTAAGTGTAAGGTGGCTGATATTAAGTGGAAAGTTCTAAGCtaaaacaacaatgaatctACACGTAAAAACGCATTAAACAAAATGTGAAAATACCACAAAATGACTGTATTGTTGTTAAATCAAGGCCagaaaatttagtcaaatttcCAAAACTTGGTGATAGAGTTTTGGCCAAAACACTTGAGGTTCgagaattttaaaataaatttaaaacatgtcaggtcagtggggattgaacccaggACCTCACTACATGAATTAGGGAGAACAAAAGAGAGGTGtaggattcgaacccacaacctctcagcCAAACAAGAGAGTAAAGagaaattttgaataataaaaatcatgataGGAGtcggattcgaacccaccaccacATGGAAGATTGAGAAGGTAAGGagaaaatgtaaattaaaataaggtgaggttatggggattcgaacccacaacctcttgaatagatgagagttaggagaaaaataaaagaagtaaacAAAATGTGGAGactggggattgaacccacatcctcatgaatagatgagagagttaagagaaaaataaaggataaaataaatgtggagagtgggattgatcccacaacctcttggataggtgagaaagttaagagataaattaaaagaaaaataatcagCTTGTGGGGGaatgaacccacaacctctttacCTTAAAACGAAAAAGGGGAGGAGAACAAGAATGAAATACTATGGGGTTAGTAGGAGTCAAACTAGGGtctcccaaatctgaaaaatgcaattatcaagtttaaaatacgattaagtgttgttcaagggattcaaaatcgggttcccttgcccaattccgtattgacacataagtcatatgtaaaaaaatatttaatgaatgctgcctctaaagatcaaaataaatatcttggcatatctacaagattcataagtcttgtatgacataatcttgggtaaacatgaatcatttagacaaactatgattgaagtctcatggcttgtatgATTTGACTCATAACTCTAGAATAAGTTTataagtaagtgaacctaagatgtacgtgataaaatgatgtaaaaCCTAGAAGGGGTTCAGTAAGAGTGTGAGACACACTTAACGGCCAAGTGCAttagcatatgatgaaatgaacattcacgtaaaagggtgagtaattatgaagagcaaatatTCTAAAGTTAATAAttatggtgacaacatgataataggctaatgtgaaagatgagagcaatctcaaatgagcctaagtaaatgttacgaAAActtactcacctatgagagtgtatagttaatgaagagaccaatctctATGAACTTTCTAATGAAAGAAATCAAGTTAATGCAAACGTAGtattaatgatgagatgagaaatcatctaatgagctatgaagACCTCATGATAGAAGAAagcttctatgatgtatgatttgaatgtaatggaactttatactgggcaccgataggctagctatgagtggtgatgccttcttttggggAGGAAGGAGGGtcacgtaactctcattagatgagactgtccggcatgcggGGTGTGGATCTCCTTATATAACGTAGTCTTCAAATCTGTAGTGCCAATATAgtgatctagcagggttcaatcCCCTATAcacgctagcatgttttaggTAACTTttgctggtgattccacctatttttggtgtgggaaagacactagatttcatttgatcacatgatctaggtcgattaaagttaaagttcccaaagaataATTGTGGCCATCCTCCAATTATGCacaaaatgaaatgaacaataccaaaggtgtaaggataggataataaagagttgagctagacttaagtaatgacactaggttattcttggtcattgcaaaacaaacccgatgagagtcttaaaatacatcataGGTATTGCTGGTGATTACACTAGTatataaaagaatgaaaaatgaagtacgtatgaatgaatgaaggagactctgtgtttgctaaagaagggtCCCTAGTTAAGGTCCAATATGTTTATCTCTCATTTTAGAAAGTCCTAatttcaagtccatgattccaaggtctcaacgcatatgaaagaatgatatgaactacgtGATGTGATATgttaaatatgttatgtgttgtttacaaaatgattaatttgatgatgcatgttataCTCATGGCATGACTAGCTTAATCAAAATTTTGCAGGtccattgactttcctaatccaaattttgcaagtccactattttgactttccataaatcatgttgtttgaAAAAAGATATTCTTACTAATGCATGTCCTTGTTGTGTGTTTGCATATGTCAAAAtttagtataagtgtgtactaattccatagaattatctatttttaggtCTAGACACAGGTGGACATTAGATCGTACGGTACAATGTTACAACTATCTGATACAACTGTTATTATCTAGTTTAGATTTAGGCCTAAGCTAGTGGagaatgttccactagtgtttcgtttccctcttcatttaagattttttattgGTGCCGTTTTGCTAACTAAAAATTTAATGCATCAAtgaactatttattttatttgatgatcttaatgttagatggtttattttgaaatttataagtTTAAGTAGAATATCTTCTACgaatgttaaataataaaaagttcaaattttccgcaaaaaCTACCCTAGATGAAGTAAacatgacgtatgtaggcttgtcggCGACTTATGAAAGGTCGACGACACCAGTCTCGTCTGAGGTCttgattccggtcgtgacaaatttggtatcagaacCCTAGATAAAAGTCTAAGGATAATATTTTCACACCAACAACATCATTacacattcataggtcaaaattagcaagaatttaaaagtttttattacTTCTACATGGAGgcttacatagacctctacatacacatagtgTAATTATATCGAGTATACGTAGACCCTTAATATAtaaagattacatagtcttctacttttgttGCATATAGAcatatagaatataacatagtctcaattagtaatctcatctcataaccatctaataagagtatatcccatacatcaataaaataagaccacatataggtcatacaatgtttagtatCCAAATGAAAGGAAAGAACATTCGAGTctaaaaagtaaagaaacatTATAGGCTTGATTGTGGCATTTcactcggaaagtgaggacctacttaacttggatgattaagaattccaagtcttcttttAAGTCATCTCCAAAATCCCTTCAATGACccaaacctaaaatgttggagAAAAGGAACAAACGaagttagtacaccacttgtactaagtatgagaccatatgacCACATATcaagaaatcatgctaaaaagggacatttcatttaaaataggCTACTTTACATTTAGAAATCCTTCTGCACATTCATGAagatcataccaatcaataagacgTATTCCTTAATCATTGACATGTACATAACAAGACCAACAATCTAAGTCTACTCAAGTCAAaatacatatcatataattgaacaaataatcaaagtaactctatcatcaagtcataatatGAACAAGCATGAATATGAgtacatttaaatataaacaaagcaagaccattactcatgaCCTTTTTTAATCCCACTTTTCCAATTTCTAAGTAAAGGCAAATAACCTTACCTAATAGAGTAAACCTAGAAAGatccataaccaatgtccaacttctcATAGCATGTCATTAAGAGTACATAGTATCTgactttagcaatagagacaAAATACATACTCATAAGAGTAATTATCATTACATATTGTCATTAACTTtgaagttcatcatatacataatcatttacatttataagcatatgcATACATAAGAACGTCCGCCTAAGATTTCCCTTAAGGGTACcaagtgcaatgtataggtggAGTCCCATACGCCTACCTATCCAAAGCTAAACATCTTAGGCcatcttagttagagtttatttattta
Proteins encoded in this region:
- the LOC138349274 gene encoding uncharacterized protein, encoding MKKDIAEYVAKCPNCKHAKADHHKAGGLNQIMEIVTLKWEAINMDFVVEESSILGPEIIHEALDKVRVIRDRSDTAYSRKKSFADNGKRNLEFDIDDQVYLNTSPLKGMMRFGWKGKLIPRFVGRYEVLKRVGRWLMSWHFHGASFFSSSLSCVHVEKVPV